The following coding sequences lie in one Sorghum bicolor cultivar BTx623 chromosome 6, Sorghum_bicolor_NCBIv3, whole genome shotgun sequence genomic window:
- the LOC8075850 gene encoding uncharacterized protein LOC8075850 yields the protein MEAAASALLLLGLSASLAAFASAAAPYDPPTVPELMDRFGLPRALLPETARRYLLHADGTFELFLDDGCVVEVGGYRVGYDVELSGTVSPGTVTGLEGVRVRVLFVWVPITGVQVAGGKVTVHIGPVRKSFPAVGFKSSPQCTIGSAAPAADMHPSLL from the coding sequence ATGGAGGCCGCAGCCTCCGCCCTTCTTCTCCTCGGCCTCAGCGCCAGCCTCGCCGCCTTCGCCTCGGCCGCGGCTCCGTATGACCCGCCGACGGTGCCGGAGCTCATGGACCGGTTCGGCCTCCCGCGCGCGCTGCTCCCGGAGACGGCCCGGAGGTACCTCCTCCACGCCGACGGCACCTTTGAGCTCTTCCTCGACGACGGTTGCGTGGTAGAGGTGGGGGGCTACCGCGTCGGCTACGACGTCGAGCTCTCCGGCACCGTGTCCCCCGGGACGGTCACGGGGCTCGAGGGCGTCCGCGTCCGCGTGCTGTTCGTCTGGGTGCCCATCACCGGCGTCCAGGTGGCCGGCGGAAAGGTCACTGTCCACATCGGGCCAGTCAGGAAGTCGTTCCCCGCCGTTGGGTTCAAATCCAGCCCCCAGTGCACCATCGgatcggcggcgccggcggcagaCATGCACCCCAGTTTGCTGTAG